Proteins encoded by one window of Halorussus vallis:
- a CDS encoding ArsR/SmtB family transcription factor, with translation MSVQLLQSNADVNDARANIFGALSDPTRLRIFQKLIESDEPLNVTEICDQTDLKTNLVSHHLQCLKNCQLVDAEKDGRKKYYEVSRPEAVEMLSLADDCIRQNIESVIGCEIVTDSDDHDE, from the coding sequence ATGAGTGTTCAGCTCCTCCAATCGAATGCAGACGTGAACGACGCACGGGCAAATATCTTCGGAGCGTTGAGCGACCCAACTCGATTACGGATTTTCCAGAAGCTGATCGAGAGCGACGAGCCGTTGAACGTGACTGAGATCTGTGATCAAACGGATCTAAAGACGAATCTGGTCTCACACCACCTTCAGTGTCTCAAGAATTGCCAACTCGTCGACGCCGAGAAGGACGGCCGGAAGAAGTACTACGAAGTCAGTCGCCCAGAGGCCGTCGAAATGCTCTCGCTCGCCGACGACTGCATCCGCCAGAACATCGAGAGCGTCATCGGTTGCGAGATCGTTACCGATTCAGATGACCATGACGAGTAA
- the merA gene encoding mercury(II) reductase, protein MDGTGEYDLVILGGGAAAFAAITEASSRGLSTAMVNTGLPIGGTCVNVGCVPSKHLLAVGESAFASRDNPFDAVQYSKDEPTVDWGAALDGTDNLVEQFRQTNYVDVAEHYDTDIYEGYGKLVDDTTIEVVDGADEGARITGEKALVATGSAPWAPPIDGLDDVDYYTSETILDERDLPESIVIIGGGYIALEWGQILHRVGVDVTILQRSERVLSAMEGQLGREMQRAFEEEGINVVTDNDVRQVHSPVADGGAEAVQERIAVETEVDGDEHTFRAEGLFVATGVQPNSENIGLEAVGVETDADGTIRVDEYFQTTNPDIYAAGDVIGEPELETVAAKEGNHGVKNAFGSVERSSAGHSSGQSPREDDEGVTIDYDAVPAVVFTSPEVASVGITELEYMDEHGTCSCRTVQMEDIPRAKAVENTDGLVQIVKHHETDEIVGVHMVAPRAADMIMEATLAVKFGLTVDDIIDTIHPFPTFSEAFKHACQAFRRDTSTMSCCVE, encoded by the coding sequence ATGGATGGAACAGGCGAATATGATCTCGTGATTCTCGGTGGCGGCGCAGCAGCGTTCGCCGCTATCACCGAAGCGAGTAGTCGTGGGCTTTCAACGGCGATGGTCAATACTGGACTGCCTATTGGCGGAACCTGTGTCAACGTCGGCTGTGTCCCCAGCAAGCATCTACTGGCCGTCGGCGAGAGCGCCTTCGCTTCTCGGGACAACCCGTTCGACGCCGTCCAGTACAGCAAAGACGAGCCGACCGTCGACTGGGGAGCCGCGCTGGACGGCACCGACAACCTTGTCGAGCAATTCCGGCAGACGAACTACGTTGACGTCGCCGAGCATTACGATACAGACATCTACGAGGGATACGGCAAGCTGGTCGATGATACAACCATCGAGGTAGTCGACGGTGCGGACGAGGGTGCGCGCATCACCGGGGAGAAAGCGCTCGTTGCCACCGGGAGCGCACCGTGGGCGCCACCCATCGACGGCCTCGACGATGTCGACTACTACACGAGCGAGACCATCCTCGACGAGCGTGATCTCCCCGAGAGCATCGTCATCATCGGTGGCGGATATATCGCGCTCGAATGGGGCCAGATCCTTCACCGCGTCGGCGTCGACGTGACCATCCTCCAGCGCTCCGAGCGCGTGCTCTCGGCCATGGAGGGGCAGCTCGGCCGTGAGATGCAGCGGGCATTCGAGGAAGAAGGGATCAACGTCGTGACCGATAATGACGTCCGGCAGGTTCACTCGCCAGTCGCAGACGGCGGCGCTGAGGCCGTCCAAGAGAGGATCGCTGTTGAAACCGAAGTCGACGGTGACGAACATACCTTTAGAGCGGAGGGCCTGTTCGTCGCGACCGGCGTCCAGCCCAACAGCGAAAACATCGGGCTGGAAGCGGTCGGGGTTGAGACCGACGCTGACGGAACAATCCGCGTCGACGAGTACTTCCAGACGACCAACCCGGATATCTATGCCGCGGGCGACGTCATCGGCGAACCCGAACTGGAGACCGTCGCCGCCAAAGAAGGCAACCACGGCGTCAAGAATGCCTTCGGCAGCGTGGAGCGAAGCTCCGCGGGCCATTCGAGCGGGCAGAGCCCGCGAGAAGACGACGAAGGCGTCACCATCGACTACGATGCAGTTCCGGCGGTCGTGTTCACGAGCCCTGAGGTCGCTTCAGTGGGGATCACCGAACTGGAGTACATGGACGAGCACGGGACGTGTTCGTGTCGCACCGTCCAGATGGAGGACATCCCGCGGGCGAAGGCCGTCGAGAACACTGACGGGCTCGTCCAAATCGTCAAACACCACGAAACCGACGAGATCGTCGGCGTCCACATGGTCGCTCCCCGCGCCGCAGACATGATCATGGAGGCGACGCTCGCCGTGAAATTCGGGCTCACCGTCGACGACATCATCGACACCATTCACCCGTTCCCGACGTTCAGCGAAGCGTTCAAACACGCTTGCCAGGCGTTCCGACGGGATACCTCGACGATGAGCTGCTGTGTGGAGTAA
- the lpdA gene encoding dihydrolipoyl dehydrogenase, translating to MPDEYDLIVLGGGMAGLPVAMKSAYSGMETALVEEDLLGGTCLNRGCIPTKTMIRSAEVANLAHRSEEFGIDIDGTIKADMDAIVQRKDDVVESIREGAYNNVEDNENLTLVEDHGVFESAHELRVGDRTLSADRIVINTGARPAKPPIDGLDEVEVQDSTSLLFLDEVPDSLVVIGGGYVGTEYAQMYSRFGADVTVFQRGDRVLPREEPAVSDVIEDVFTDEGIDVHTNTAVTALTSDGDDILVEADGPDGTVETTASDVLLAAGRRPNTDGIGLDEAGAKTDEHGFVETDDSFGTTADGVYAIGDVSGPPMFTHSARDDADLLYRHLAKNEEVSTEGRTVPWAVFTDPQVGHVGLTEEEARDAGYEVGVGRQTLAEQAKPKALGETAGFIKLVTDAETDELLGAHIVGEQGAEIVHELVLAIELGATAEQIANTMHIHPTLPESINSAAGGVHKPS from the coding sequence ATGCCGGACGAGTACGATCTTATCGTTCTCGGCGGCGGTATGGCCGGCCTCCCAGTCGCAATGAAATCTGCCTACTCAGGCATGGAGACCGCACTCGTTGAGGAGGACCTGCTCGGCGGGACGTGCCTCAACCGCGGCTGTATTCCGACCAAGACGATGATCCGGAGCGCCGAAGTGGCGAACCTCGCCCACCGTAGCGAGGAGTTCGGCATCGACATCGACGGTACCATCAAGGCCGACATGGACGCCATCGTCCAGCGGAAGGACGACGTCGTCGAGAGCATTCGCGAGGGAGCCTACAACAACGTCGAGGACAACGAGAATCTCACGCTCGTCGAAGACCACGGCGTCTTCGAGTCAGCCCACGAGCTCCGCGTCGGTGACCGGACACTCTCTGCCGACCGGATCGTCATCAACACGGGAGCCCGTCCAGCAAAACCGCCGATCGATGGCCTCGACGAGGTTGAGGTCCAAGATAGTACATCGCTGCTATTTCTCGACGAGGTGCCGGATTCGCTGGTGGTGATTGGCGGGGGGTACGTCGGCACCGAATACGCACAGATGTACAGCCGGTTTGGTGCGGACGTGACCGTCTTTCAGCGTGGTGATCGGGTGCTCCCGCGAGAGGAACCGGCGGTCAGTGACGTGATCGAGGATGTGTTCACGGACGAGGGCATCGACGTTCACACTAATACAGCTGTGACGGCTCTCACATCGGACGGAGACGACATCCTTGTCGAGGCCGACGGACCAGACGGAACCGTCGAGACGACCGCCTCGGACGTCCTGCTCGCCGCGGGACGCCGACCGAACACCGATGGAATCGGTCTCGACGAGGCAGGTGCTAAAACCGACGAGCACGGGTTCGTCGAGACTGACGACAGCTTCGGAACGACTGCTGACGGCGTCTATGCCATCGGCGATGTCAGTGGGCCACCGATGTTCACTCACTCCGCACGCGACGACGCAGACCTGCTGTATCGCCACCTCGCGAAAAACGAAGAGGTCAGCACCGAGGGCCGAACCGTCCCGTGGGCGGTGTTCACCGACCCACAGGTTGGCCACGTCGGACTGACAGAGGAGGAGGCCCGTGACGCCGGCTATGAGGTCGGAGTCGGTCGACAGACCCTCGCTGAGCAGGCCAAGCCGAAGGCGCTCGGCGAAACCGCTGGCTTCATCAAACTCGTCACGGACGCCGAGACGGACGAACTCCTCGGCGCGCACATCGTCGGCGAACAGGGCGCCGAGATCGTCCACGAACTCGTCCTCGCAATCGAACTCGGCGCGACGGCCGAACAGATTGCGAACACGATGCACATCCACCCGACACTCCCAGAGAGCATCAATTCCGCTGCCGGTGGCGTTCATAAACCCTCGTGA
- a CDS encoding CopG family ribbon-helix-helix protein: protein MRTSLNVSEDILDEFDETWQAEGLDSRSRAIREAMQEYIEGHSQLEEVSGDVVAVLAFDYQHHEVIHDLHSAQHQFQDVIETMSHTHQGDWCLETVFCHGDAARIRELVYRLRDFDGVGRVKTMLLRSAT, encoded by the coding sequence ATGCGAACGAGTTTGAACGTGTCTGAGGACATTCTCGATGAGTTCGACGAGACGTGGCAGGCTGAGGGGTTGGACTCTCGCTCGCGGGCAATTCGTGAAGCAATGCAGGAGTATATTGAGGGCCATTCACAGCTCGAAGAGGTATCCGGTGACGTGGTCGCTGTCTTGGCCTTTGATTATCAGCATCACGAGGTGATTCATGACCTTCATTCTGCCCAGCACCAGTTCCAGGACGTGATCGAGACAATGAGCCATACCCACCAAGGCGACTGGTGTTTGGAGACGGTCTTCTGTCACGGCGATGCTGCGCGGATACGAGAACTTGTGTATCGGCTCCGCGATTTCGATGGGGTCGGTCGGGTGAAAACGATGTTACTCCGATCAGCCACATAA
- a CDS encoding CBS domain-containing protein: MGILETGREDVVSVAPDATVEEIAQTMFDQSVGSVLVEENGELEGIITDRDLVVELMTGDGAANVFEDPSTAADVTAQNLMTADPVTVDHEMEFPKVLREMENAAARRIPITKDGDVVGIVTLDDCLPRIAGESEQVSAKLESLAGVVRKESPEPDT; this comes from the coding sequence ATGGGAATTCTTGAAACAGGAAGAGAAGACGTTGTCAGCGTTGCACCGGACGCCACCGTCGAGGAAATTGCACAGACAATGTTCGATCAGTCCGTCGGCAGCGTTCTTGTCGAAGAGAACGGTGAGCTAGAAGGCATTATTACCGACCGTGATCTCGTCGTCGAACTCATGACCGGTGACGGAGCGGCCAATGTCTTCGAAGACCCGTCGACAGCGGCCGACGTGACTGCCCAGAATCTCATGACGGCTGATCCGGTGACTGTCGATCACGAGATGGAGTTTCCGAAGGTTCTTCGCGAGATGGAAAACGCGGCTGCACGACGGATTCCGATTACTAAAGACGGAGACGTAGTAGGAATTGTGACCCTCGACGATTGTCTTCCCCGCATCGCAGGAGAAAGCGAGCAGGTGTCGGCGAAACTCGAATCGCTTGCGGGGGTCGTCCGTAAGGAATCTCCTGAACCGGATACATAA
- a CDS encoding ArsR/SmtB family transcription factor, protein MALLESDVPIREVVTTDPEKAKALENDVRAKIIDMLAEKEMTIEEIHDELDHRGEEKAETTVRHHVNVLKDAGMVEIARLEEAGGGTQKYYKSNTRIFSYDLPEDAEETLAGAQETATAELTNLVEMLYEEHGDDIEAVAREMKPCEYCATQHYEEFVIRELLNRALIDLTEGETLEALRPDLEQADDESESHDDEDGR, encoded by the coding sequence ATGGCTCTACTCGAATCTGACGTGCCGATTCGCGAGGTTGTGACGACAGATCCGGAGAAGGCGAAAGCACTGGAGAACGACGTACGAGCGAAGATCATCGATATGCTCGCTGAAAAGGAGATGACCATCGAGGAGATTCACGACGAGCTAGACCATCGCGGCGAGGAGAAGGCCGAGACGACGGTGCGCCATCACGTAAACGTCCTGAAGGACGCGGGGATGGTCGAAATAGCGCGACTGGAGGAAGCTGGCGGTGGCACGCAGAAATACTACAAATCGAACACCCGCATTTTCTCCTACGACCTTCCAGAGGACGCTGAGGAGACGCTCGCTGGGGCGCAAGAAACGGCGACAGCGGAGCTAACGAACCTCGTAGAGATGCTCTATGAGGAACACGGCGACGACATCGAAGCGGTTGCACGGGAGATGAAGCCGTGCGAGTACTGTGCAACACAGCACTACGAGGAGTTCGTCATCCGGGAATTGCTGAACCGCGCGCTCATCGACCTAACAGAGGGTGAGACGCTGGAGGCGCTACGTCCTGACTTAGAACAAGCCGACGATGAATCCGAGTCCCATGATGACGAGGACGGTCGCTGA
- a CDS encoding helix-turn-helix domain-containing protein yields MRQAVLSVDHETLAEYGFAVFQDAGLLDIEILSCEGPRGVSRIHVEEQLDEHRLDELKTIQWWECVADEGSKHVYLVEMNVAEQLDRVGVDADVMTRTEWAEVHSQGFSFEQTGSQEELSAMLADLQAAGQNITLEKLQDYRIQETPMDVLTDRQHEVLDVAYELGYYDVPRKSSTAEVAADLGVDDSTVSEHLQRAEHNLLESLLG; encoded by the coding sequence ATGCGCCAGGCGGTACTCAGCGTCGACCACGAAACACTGGCCGAGTACGGATTCGCGGTCTTTCAGGATGCCGGGTTACTCGACATTGAAATCCTCTCGTGCGAGGGGCCGCGCGGCGTGTCCCGAATCCACGTCGAAGAGCAACTGGACGAACACCGGCTGGACGAACTCAAGACGATCCAGTGGTGGGAATGCGTAGCGGACGAGGGATCGAAGCATGTCTATCTCGTCGAGATGAACGTGGCTGAACAGTTAGACAGGGTCGGTGTCGATGCTGACGTAATGACGCGGACTGAATGGGCCGAGGTACACAGCCAGGGGTTCTCGTTCGAGCAGACTGGCTCACAGGAGGAACTCAGTGCTATGCTCGCTGACTTGCAGGCTGCTGGACAAAATATCACCTTAGAAAAACTGCAGGACTACCGTATCCAGGAGACGCCCATGGATGTACTGACGGATCGACAGCACGAAGTGCTTGACGTCGCGTACGAACTCGGGTATTACGACGTGCCCCGCAAATCGTCAACGGCGGAGGTTGCGGCCGACCTCGGCGTGGACGATTCGACGGTGTCCGAACACCTCCAGCGAGCGGAACACAATCTCCTCGAATCCCTTCTGGGCTAG
- a CDS encoding putative iron-sulfur cluster-binding metallochaperone codes for MPATTEPCPDCGNAAGQIKTETVRNMVEPFGNQDIEDDVQYRICKTQDCPVVYFADELDQQFEIDVIREQPNFKLDGDAEPYPLCYCFGYNKEHIQEDIAENGETNIDDWITERVQAEECACRWKSPLGGCCLGNVRAAITEAQEELV; via the coding sequence ATGCCAGCGACGACTGAACCCTGCCCCGACTGTGGGAACGCTGCCGGGCAAATAAAGACCGAAACAGTTCGTAACATGGTCGAACCGTTCGGGAATCAAGATATAGAGGACGACGTTCAGTACCGAATCTGCAAAACTCAGGACTGTCCAGTCGTCTACTTCGCCGACGAACTCGATCAGCAGTTCGAGATTGACGTGATTCGCGAACAACCGAATTTCAAGTTGGATGGTGACGCCGAGCCATACCCGCTGTGTTACTGCTTTGGATACAACAAGGAACACATCCAAGAGGACATCGCGGAGAACGGCGAAACGAACATCGACGACTGGATCACTGAACGCGTCCAGGCCGAGGAGTGTGCCTGTCGATGGAAGAGTCCACTTGGAGGTTGCTGTCTCGGGAACGTGCGAGCGGCGATCACTGAAGCACAGGAGGAACTAGTCTGA
- a CDS encoding heavy metal translocating P-type ATPase encodes MGTTQNQFNVGGMSCSFCAESIKKAYNRTDGVEDVDVSLAHEEVLVRYDNETLSEVELKDTLRDLGYTIRDPDKEKRFEEQQAELTNGKRRLLLAGGASIGTAGLMLWMIFVMGRFESTSLAMNLVTLGLALGTMFGPGRYILEKAYNSLRRRIFNQHVLLEAGAFAGLFGGFLGLFVFPGFPTVHFFAVSVFITTYHILSEYTSLLVRTRASQAVQSLLDLRPDTARRVTDDGAVEELAIDDLEVGAHVRVKPGETIPIDGAVVDGESTVDESVATGESIPEEKQSGDEVIGGSINETGTLLVEVTATGEDAFLNQVAREIEQARAMKPGIIQLADRVLKYFVPGVLTIAVLSFLFWILVPAVVPGTILGTGPQVQTGAFAALAVLVLGYPCALGMATPLALIRGGGKAANRGILMRSSDAFQIFPDVDHVVLDKTGTITVGTPAVSEVVALESDESEVVATAAGAEAFSEHPLADAILEYADERGVEYADPKSFESVTGKGVTATVDGDDVRVGKPDWLTTEGIDLSAATDEIERLQHRGLTVSGIARNGTLVGLVGIGDEIKADAAATIERMTDAGITPVMITGDNERTAEAVAAEVGIDQVMADVLPNEKRDEIGRLQHEGHRVAMVGDGINDAPALTQADIGIAIGAGTDIAIESADIVLMGDRLGGVMDAYEIGTESYRKTRQNLLAAFTFNGVGVAAATTGLIHPVFAMIAMVLSVTAVLANSFGGQLLAGEGVNTDFTVDGENTAIGQEDEATV; translated from the coding sequence ATGGGAACGACACAGAACCAATTCAACGTCGGGGGGATGTCCTGCTCGTTCTGCGCCGAGAGTATCAAGAAGGCATACAACCGGACCGACGGCGTCGAAGACGTCGACGTGAGCCTCGCCCACGAAGAGGTACTCGTCCGCTACGACAACGAGACGCTGAGCGAGGTCGAACTCAAGGATACGCTTCGCGACCTCGGGTACACGATCCGCGACCCGGACAAAGAAAAACGGTTCGAGGAACAGCAGGCAGAGCTCACCAACGGGAAACGTCGACTCCTGCTCGCCGGCGGTGCATCCATCGGTACTGCCGGATTGATGCTGTGGATGATCTTCGTGATGGGGCGGTTCGAATCGACATCGCTCGCGATGAATCTCGTTACCCTCGGCCTCGCACTCGGCACGATGTTCGGCCCTGGCCGCTACATCCTCGAGAAGGCGTACAACAGCCTTCGAAGGCGCATCTTCAACCAGCACGTCCTGCTGGAGGCCGGCGCGTTCGCGGGCCTCTTTGGGGGCTTTCTCGGTCTGTTCGTCTTCCCCGGGTTCCCGACTGTCCACTTCTTCGCCGTCTCCGTCTTCATCACCACCTATCACATCCTCTCAGAATACACCAGTCTCCTCGTCCGAACGCGGGCATCCCAGGCAGTACAGAGCCTCCTCGACCTTCGGCCGGACACCGCCCGTCGCGTCACCGACGACGGTGCTGTCGAAGAACTCGCTATCGACGACCTCGAAGTCGGTGCCCATGTGCGCGTTAAACCCGGCGAGACAATCCCCATCGACGGCGCGGTCGTCGACGGAGAGTCGACGGTCGACGAGTCGGTCGCGACTGGCGAGTCCATCCCCGAGGAGAAACAGTCGGGCGATGAGGTGATCGGTGGGAGCATCAACGAGACCGGGACGCTCCTGGTGGAAGTAACCGCCACCGGCGAGGATGCGTTCCTGAATCAGGTGGCCCGCGAAATCGAGCAAGCGCGCGCGATGAAGCCCGGCATTATCCAGCTCGCCGACCGCGTTCTCAAGTACTTCGTTCCCGGCGTGCTGACGATCGCCGTCCTCTCGTTCCTGTTCTGGATTCTCGTGCCGGCAGTGGTTCCCGGCACGATCCTCGGCACGGGCCCACAGGTACAGACCGGAGCCTTCGCCGCGCTCGCGGTGCTCGTCCTCGGGTATCCGTGTGCGCTCGGCATGGCGACACCGCTGGCCCTGATTCGCGGCGGCGGCAAGGCCGCGAACCGGGGCATCCTGATGCGTAGTAGCGACGCCTTCCAGATTTTCCCGGACGTCGACCACGTCGTCCTCGACAAGACGGGGACCATCACGGTTGGGACGCCCGCAGTCTCCGAGGTCGTGGCACTCGAGAGTGACGAAAGTGAGGTGGTCGCGACGGCGGCAGGCGCGGAGGCGTTCAGCGAACATCCCCTCGCCGACGCCATCCTCGAGTACGCCGACGAACGCGGCGTCGAGTACGCAGATCCCAAATCGTTCGAGTCGGTGACCGGCAAGGGTGTGACGGCGACAGTCGACGGGGATGATGTGCGGGTCGGCAAACCAGACTGGCTTACGACAGAGGGCATCGACCTCTCAGCGGCCACCGACGAGATTGAGCGCCTCCAGCATCGGGGCCTCACTGTATCGGGCATCGCTCGTAATGGTACTCTCGTCGGCCTCGTCGGAATCGGTGACGAGATCAAGGCCGACGCCGCAGCGACAATCGAGCGGATGACCGACGCAGGGATTACCCCGGTAATGATCACCGGAGACAACGAGCGCACCGCCGAGGCGGTCGCGGCTGAGGTAGGTATCGACCAGGTAATGGCCGACGTCCTGCCGAACGAGAAGCGTGACGAGATCGGCCGTCTCCAACACGAAGGGCATCGTGTAGCGATGGTCGGTGACGGGATCAACGATGCGCCTGCCCTCACGCAAGCCGATATTGGGATCGCCATCGGTGCAGGCACCGACATCGCCATCGAGAGCGCGGACATTGTCCTGATGGGCGACCGCCTCGGCGGCGTGATGGATGCCTACGAAATCGGGACGGAAAGCTACCGGAAGACGCGTCAGAACCTGCTAGCGGCGTTCACGTTCAACGGGGTCGGCGTCGCCGCCGCGACGACCGGACTGATCCATCCGGTGTTCGCGATGATCGCGATGGTACTGTCAGTAACGGCCGTCCTCGCCAACAGTTTCGGTGGCCAACTGCTCGCCGGCGAGGGCGTCAACACCGACTTCACCGTTGATGGGGAAAACACAGCAATCGGACAGGAGGATGAGGCAACCGTCTAG
- the merB gene encoding organomercurial lyase: MGTEPQTDDRIDLPPDFADHLAAVGNFETPPETMDDYWARFAEQLAASDQTIEPEDLYTENPTRHEVRVNDHIRYSPCILDALGAAVMEDQDPVTVRSVDPVTGTPVTFTVDDGTVDVTPEEAVITFGIAATIPELEDSDETIFSWMLQAETPSLTNTFCQYINAFESADTYEQWAAETDGETVPFQPAAVGTLVRRYVVLD; this comes from the coding sequence ATGGGAACTGAACCCCAGACCGACGACCGTATCGACCTGCCGCCCGACTTCGCGGATCACCTCGCGGCGGTGGGCAATTTCGAGACGCCTCCGGAAACGATGGACGACTACTGGGCCAGGTTCGCCGAGCAGCTTGCGGCGAGCGACCAGACCATCGAGCCGGAAGATCTGTACACGGAGAACCCGACCCGTCACGAAGTCCGCGTAAACGACCATATCCGGTACTCGCCGTGCATCTTAGATGCGCTCGGGGCCGCGGTGATGGAGGACCAGGACCCGGTGACCGTCCGCTCGGTTGACCCTGTGACCGGGACGCCGGTCACGTTCACCGTCGACGACGGGACCGTGGACGTCACCCCTGAAGAGGCCGTGATCACATTCGGGATCGCTGCGACCATCCCTGAACTCGAAGACAGCGATGAAACCATCTTCAGCTGGATGCTGCAAGCCGAGACGCCCAGTCTTACGAACACGTTCTGCCAATACATCAACGCGTTCGAATCCGCAGACACCTACGAGCAGTGGGCCGCAGAAACTGACGGAGAAACCGTCCCGTTTCAACCAGCGGCAGTCGGGACGCTAGTACGGCGGTACGTGGTCCTCGACTAG